The DNA region ATCACCATCACCGACTCCAGGTTCATGGCCTTGAACTTGGCGGCCAGCTGCTTGGTCTTGGGGCTGTCGACCTTGAGGGATTCGACAACGGCCAGGCGACCGTCACGGGCCAGCTGGGAGAAGATGGACGCCATGCCGGCGCGGTACATCTTCTTGTTGATCTTCTGGGTGAAGTTCTCGTCCGGGCTGTTCGGGAAGATCCGGCCGCCCCCGCGCCACAGCGGCGAGGACGTCATACCGGCACGGGCGCGGCCCGTGCCCTTCTGGCGGAACGGCTTCTTGGTCGAGTGCTTGACCTGCTCGCGGTCCTTCTGGGCGCGCGTGCCTTGGCGGGCGTTGGCCTGGAAAGCAACGACGATCTGGTGCACCAGGGCTTCGTTGTATTCGCGGCCGAACACGGTCTCGGGCGCGTCAAACTTGGACGCGGCCTGGCCTTGCTCGTTCAGGAGTTCGAGTTGCATTTACTTCTTCCCCTTCTCGGCCTTGGCCTGGACCTGGACCGGCTTGGGCTGGCCCTTGGCGGCGAGGCGGACGGTCACGAAGCCGTTCTTGGCGCCGGGGACGGCACCCTTGACCAGCAGCAGGCCGCGGGTCTCGTCGACCCGGACCACGTCGAGGTTCTGGGTGGTGCAGGTCACGTCGCCCATGTGGCCCGACATGCGCTTGCCCGGGAACACGCGGCCCGGGTCCTGCGCCATCGAGATCGAGCCCGGCACGTTGTGCGAACGGCTGTTACCGTGCGACGCGCGCTGCGAGCTGAAGTTGTGGCGGCGGATGGTGCCCGTGAAGCCCTTGCCGATGGAGGTGCCCTGCACGTCGACCAGCTGGCCGGCGGAGAAGACGTCCTGCACCGGAATCGCGGCGCCGGCCTTGTACTTGGCGGCGGCCTCGGCGTCGAGGCGGAATTCACGGATGATTTCACCGGCTTCCACACCCGCCTTGGCGAGGTGGCCGGCCTGCGGCTTGGTCACGCGCGAGGTGCGGCGCGAACCGAACGTGACCTGCAGGGCCACGTAGCCGTCGGTGTCCTGGTTCTTGACCTGGGTCACGCGGTTGTTGGACACGTCCAGCACCGTGACAGGAACAGCGTCCCCGTCATCGGTGAACAGGCGCATCATGCCCACCTTGCGGCCCAGCAACCCGAGGCTGCTCAGACTCATGTTGTTACTCCGTTGCTCTCGCCGCGGCCGCTGCAATTGGCTGCCGCGTTTGAAATACGAGAGAGGGTTGATCACGCCGACCAGCCATCTGGTTCTCGGCGACAAAATAGCTCCGCCCGGCCAAAACCGAGCGAAGCCCGCAATTGTAGCAGCCTTCGGTCCGGCTTGCCAAGCCGGCGCTGCCTAGGGAATTCGGAAGGAGCGGCTCGGCAATTCGCTCCAGGGGCGCGAGGGACTCAGCCCTACCCTCGGTAGCATGTCCCCCAGCTCGTTCTCCCACTCCCAATGCATCGAAGGCGAAGGCCGCGATTCCGAAACCAGCCGCCGTGCCACGCGAGCCCTCGTCCTTCGGCTGACGCCCTGGCTCATCCTGGTGTTCTGGACGGTGTTGACAGTGACGGCGTTCCAGTAGGAAAAAAAAGGCCGCTTCCGCGGCCTCTTCTCCTTGGCGAACCGCAGTGCTTACTGCAGCTTGATCTCGACGTCCACGCCAGCCGGCAGGTCCAGCTTCATCAGGGCGTCGACCGTCTTGTCGGT from Ramlibacter agri includes:
- the rplD gene encoding 50S ribosomal protein L4 — encoded protein: MQLELLNEQGQAASKFDAPETVFGREYNEALVHQIVVAFQANARQGTRAQKDREQVKHSTKKPFRQKGTGRARAGMTSSPLWRGGGRIFPNSPDENFTQKINKKMYRAGMASIFSQLARDGRLAVVESLKVDSPKTKQLAAKFKAMNLESVMVIADEVDENLLLASRNLPHVYIVEPRYADPVSLVHYKKVLVTKGAIDKLKEMFA
- the rplC gene encoding 50S ribosomal protein L3, which encodes MSLSSLGLLGRKVGMMRLFTDDGDAVPVTVLDVSNNRVTQVKNQDTDGYVALQVTFGSRRTSRVTKPQAGHLAKAGVEAGEIIREFRLDAEAAAKYKAGAAIPVQDVFSAGQLVDVQGTSIGKGFTGTIRRHNFSSQRASHGNSRSHNVPGSISMAQDPGRVFPGKRMSGHMGDVTCTTQNLDVVRVDETRGLLLVKGAVPGAKNGFVTVRLAAKGQPKPVQVQAKAEKGKK